One genomic window of Channa argus isolate prfri chromosome 5, Channa argus male v1.0, whole genome shotgun sequence includes the following:
- the cnbpb gene encoding CCHC-type zinc finger, nucleic acid binding protein b isoform X1: MSSNECFGCGRSGHWVKNCPSAGRGRGKGRGRGKDLFCYRCGELGHVARDCERTEDGEDTPEYTCYNCGRGGHISRDCKEPKKEREQLCYNCGKAGHMARDCNHAHEQKCYSCGGFGHIQKCCEKVKCYRCGEIGHVAVHCSKASELNCYNCGKSGHLAKECTIEATA, encoded by the exons ATGAGCAGTAATGAGTGTTTCGGTTGTGGCCGCAGCGGCCACTGGGTGAAGAACTGTCCGAGTGCTGGCCGAGGACGAGGGAAAGGCCGTGGCAGAGGCAAAG ATCTGTTCTGTTACCGCTGTGGGGAGCTTGGACACGTCGCCAGAGACTGTGAGAGGACTGAAGACGGTGAGGACACACCAGAATACA CCTGTTATAACTGTGGCAGAGGGGGTCATATCTCCAGAGACTGCAAAGAGCCGAAGAAAGAGCGAGAGCAGCTGTGCTACAATTGTGGGAAGGCTGGACACATGGCACGGGACTGCAACCATGCCCATGAGCAGAAGTGCTACTCCTGCGGCGGCTTTGGTCACATCCAGAAGTGCTGCGAGAAGGTCAAGTGCTACAG GTGTGGGGAGATTGGCCACGTCGCCGTGCACTGCAGCAAGGCATCAGAGCTGAACTGCTACAACTGTGGGAAGTCGGGTCACCTGGCCAAGGAGTGCACCATCGAAGCCACGGCCTAG
- the cnbpb gene encoding CCHC-type zinc finger, nucleic acid binding protein b isoform X3, with the protein MSSNECFGCGRSGHWVKNCPSAGRGRGKGRGRGKEKTKVVDVPQICSVTAVGSLDTSPETVRGLKTVRTHQNTPVITVAEGVISPETAKSRRKSESSCATIVGRLDTWHGTATMPMSRSATPAAALVTSRSAARRSSATGVGRLATSPCTAARHQS; encoded by the exons ATGAGCAGTAATGAGTGTTTCGGTTGTGGCCGCAGCGGCCACTGGGTGAAGAACTGTCCGAGTGCTGGCCGAGGACGAGGGAAAGGCCGTGGCAGAGGCAAAG aAAAAACGAAAGTTGTAGATGTTCCTCAG ATCTGTTCTGTTACCGCTGTGGGGAGCTTGGACACGTCGCCAGAGACTGTGAGAGGACTGAAGACGGTGAGGACACACCAGAATACA CCTGTTATAACTGTGGCAGAGGGGGTCATATCTCCAGAGACTGCAAAGAGCCGAAGAAAGAGCGAGAGCAGCTGTGCTACAATTGTGGGAAGGCTGGACACATGGCACGGGACTGCAACCATGCCCATGAGCAGAAGTGCTACTCCTGCGGCGGCTTTGGTCACATCCAGAAGTGCTGCGAGAAGGTCAAGTGCTACAG GTGTGGGGAGATTGGCCACGTCGCCGTGCACTGCAGCAAGGCATCAGAGCTGA
- the cnbpb gene encoding CCHC-type zinc finger, nucleic acid binding protein b isoform X4 gives MSSNECFGCGRSGHWVKNCPSAGRGRGKGRGRGKEKTKVVDVPQICSVTAVGSLDTSPETVRGLKTPVITVAEGVISPETAKSRRKSESSCATIVGRLDTWHGTATMPMSRSATPAAALVTSRSAARRSSATGVGRLATSPCTAARHQS, from the exons ATGAGCAGTAATGAGTGTTTCGGTTGTGGCCGCAGCGGCCACTGGGTGAAGAACTGTCCGAGTGCTGGCCGAGGACGAGGGAAAGGCCGTGGCAGAGGCAAAG aAAAAACGAAAGTTGTAGATGTTCCTCAG ATCTGTTCTGTTACCGCTGTGGGGAGCTTGGACACGTCGCCAGAGACTGTGAGAGGACTGAAGACG CCTGTTATAACTGTGGCAGAGGGGGTCATATCTCCAGAGACTGCAAAGAGCCGAAGAAAGAGCGAGAGCAGCTGTGCTACAATTGTGGGAAGGCTGGACACATGGCACGGGACTGCAACCATGCCCATGAGCAGAAGTGCTACTCCTGCGGCGGCTTTGGTCACATCCAGAAGTGCTGCGAGAAGGTCAAGTGCTACAG GTGTGGGGAGATTGGCCACGTCGCCGTGCACTGCAGCAAGGCATCAGAGCTGA
- the cnbpb gene encoding CCHC-type zinc finger, nucleic acid binding protein b isoform X2, translating to MSSNECFGCGRSGHWVKNCPSAGRGRGKGRGRGKDLFCYRCGELGHVARDCERTEDACYNCGRGGHISRDCKEPKKEREQLCYNCGKAGHMARDCNHAHEQKCYSCGGFGHIQKCCEKVKCYRCGEIGHVAVHCSKASELNCYNCGKSGHLAKECTIEATA from the exons ATGAGCAGTAATGAGTGTTTCGGTTGTGGCCGCAGCGGCCACTGGGTGAAGAACTGTCCGAGTGCTGGCCGAGGACGAGGGAAAGGCCGTGGCAGAGGCAAAG ATCTGTTCTGTTACCGCTGTGGGGAGCTTGGACACGTCGCCAGAGACTGTGAGAGGACTGAAGACG CCTGTTATAACTGTGGCAGAGGGGGTCATATCTCCAGAGACTGCAAAGAGCCGAAGAAAGAGCGAGAGCAGCTGTGCTACAATTGTGGGAAGGCTGGACACATGGCACGGGACTGCAACCATGCCCATGAGCAGAAGTGCTACTCCTGCGGCGGCTTTGGTCACATCCAGAAGTGCTGCGAGAAGGTCAAGTGCTACAG GTGTGGGGAGATTGGCCACGTCGCCGTGCACTGCAGCAAGGCATCAGAGCTGAACTGCTACAACTGTGGGAAGTCGGGTCACCTGGCCAAGGAGTGCACCATCGAAGCCACGGCCTAG
- the cnbpb gene encoding CCHC-type zinc finger, nucleic acid binding protein b isoform X5 has translation MSSNECFGCGRSGHWVKNCPSAGRGRGKGRGRGKDLFCYRCGELGHVARDCERTEDGEDTPEYSDPVITVAEGVISPETAKSRRKSESSCATIVGRLDTWHGTATMPMSRSATPAAALVTSRSAARRSSATGVGRLATSPCTAARHQS, from the exons ATGAGCAGTAATGAGTGTTTCGGTTGTGGCCGCAGCGGCCACTGGGTGAAGAACTGTCCGAGTGCTGGCCGAGGACGAGGGAAAGGCCGTGGCAGAGGCAAAG ATCTGTTCTGTTACCGCTGTGGGGAGCTTGGACACGTCGCCAGAGACTGTGAGAGGACTGAAGACGGTGAGGACACACCAGAATACAGTGAT CCTGTTATAACTGTGGCAGAGGGGGTCATATCTCCAGAGACTGCAAAGAGCCGAAGAAAGAGCGAGAGCAGCTGTGCTACAATTGTGGGAAGGCTGGACACATGGCACGGGACTGCAACCATGCCCATGAGCAGAAGTGCTACTCCTGCGGCGGCTTTGGTCACATCCAGAAGTGCTGCGAGAAGGTCAAGTGCTACAG GTGTGGGGAGATTGGCCACGTCGCCGTGCACTGCAGCAAGGCATCAGAGCTGA
- the isy1 gene encoding pre-mRNA-splicing factor ISY1 homolog — MARNAEKAMTALARFRQAQLEEGKVKERRPFLASECSELPKAEKWRRQIISEISKKVAQIQNAGLGEFRIRDLNDEINKLLREKGHWEVRIKELGGPDYARVGPKMLDHEGKEVPGNRGYKYFGAARDLPGVRELFEKEPAPAPRKTRGELMKEVDAEYYGYRDEDDGVLLPLEAQYEKQVVMDAVQKWKKERESRLSGEKQQEEEEEEESIYTVHNDEPDDDEESREEQEGEEGGVTFISHVPVPSQREVEEALVRRKKMELLQRYASETLQAQSQEARTLLGL, encoded by the exons ATG GCGAGAAATGCAGAGAAAGCCAT gACGGCTCTGGCTCGGTTCAGACAGGCTCAGTTGGAAGAGGGAAAAGTCAAG GAGCGGAGACCTTTCCTCGCATCAGAGTGCAGCGAACTTCCTAAAGCTGAGAAGTGGAGAAGACAG ATCATCAGTGAGATCTCCAAGAAGGTGGCTCAGATCCAGAATG CTGGTCTTGGGGAGTTCAGGATCCGGGATCTGAATGATGAGATCAACAAGCTGCTGAGAGAAAAAGGTCACTGGGAGGTCCGGATCAAGGAACTCGGGGGACCAGACTACGCT CGCGTTGGCCCAAAGATGTTGGATCATGAGGGGAAGGAGGTTCCTGGAAACAGAGGGTACAAATACTTTGGAGCAGCCAGAGATCTGCCTGGAGTCCGAGAGCTGTTCGAGAAAGAAC CTGCCCCAGCACCAAGGAAGACTAGAGGGGAGCTGATGAAGGAAGTAGACGCAGAGTACTACGGCTACCGAGATGAAGATGATGGAGTCCTGCTTCCTCTGGAGGCGCAGTACGAGAaacaag TTGTGATGGACGCAGTGCAGAagtggaaaaaagagagagagtctCGTCTGTCCGGAGAGAAGcaacaggaggaagaggaggaagaggagagcaTCTACACTGTCCACAATGACGAG CCTGACGATGATGAGGAAAGTCGGGAGGAGCAGGAGGGAGAAGAGGGAGGAGTCACCTTCATTTCTCACGTACCTGTTCCCTCACAAAGAGAG GTGGAGGAGGCCCTGGTCCGGAGGAAGAAGATGGAGTTGTTGCAGCGTTACGCCAGTGAGACTCTTCAGGCTCAAAGTCAAGAAGCCAGAACTCTGCTGGGACTTTga